The following coding sequences are from one Lolium rigidum isolate FL_2022 chromosome 6, APGP_CSIRO_Lrig_0.1, whole genome shotgun sequence window:
- the LOC124661885 gene encoding uncharacterized protein LOC124661885, with the protein MAPAALSAPVLRVSPHSAGRSTAAAALAGGLRFGKTTCLHSIHSGKAVLRLRSNELLTPLGQRRPWALRSSVDDSKVTDEKKEFGYSRKDVLLIGVGVTLLGYGLKSGLEFVGLDPLQAGNFVQLFVVLGMTVGWISSYMIRVANKDMTYATQLRTYEKQVMEKRLESLSETELQVLLEQVEEEKERLPPARVQGITINRKTEDQTTAN; encoded by the exons ATGGCGCCAGCAGCTCTGTCCGCCCCCGTCCTTCGCGTCTCTCCCCACTCGGCCGGAAGGTCCACCGCCGCGGCCGCGCTCGCCGGCGGGCTCCGCTTCGGCAAGACGACCTGTCTGCACTCTATCCATTCTG GCAAAGCTGTGCTTCGGCTGCGATCGAACGAGCTGTTGACACCGTTGGGACAGAGGAGGCCTTGGGCGCTAAGAAGCAGCGTGGATGACTCCAAGGTCACCGACGAGAAG AAGGAGTTCGGGTACTCGAGGAAAGACGTGCTGCTGATCGGCGTCGGCGTGACCCTCCTCGGATACGGCCTCAAGTCAGGCCTCGAG TTCGTCGGCCTCGACCCCTTGCAAGCCGGCAACTTCGTGCAGCTGTTCGTCGTGCTCGGGATGACGGTCGGCTGGATCTCCTCCTACATGATCCGGGTGGCCAACAAGGACATGACCTACGCCACGCAGCTCAGGACCTACGAGAAGCAAGTCATGGAG AAACGATTGGAGAGCCTGTCGGAGACCGAGCTGCAGGTTCTGCTGGAgcaagtggaggaggagaaggaacgCCTGCCGCCGGCGAGGGTTCAGGGCATAACCATCAACAGGAAGACGGAAGATCAGACTACTGCCAACTAG
- the LOC124661886 gene encoding psbP domain-containing protein 6, chloroplastic, translated as MASSSSSVFSPLLRPSLRLPTSCGARSMAVHAVSADNATAATTPAPLAVASHRRELVVGTALGALFSRTPLPAGAREVEAGKYLPPAPSSPGFVFFKATTKDTPALRAGNVEPYEFILPPTWKQLRVANILSGNYCQPKCAEPWVEVKFEDDKQGKVQVVASPLIRLTNRPNATIEDIGSPEKLISSLGPFVTGNTLEPEEIIETNVEKIGDLTYYSYVLETPLALTGSHNLAKATAKGNTVVLFVASASDKQWQSSQKVLKAMVDSFQV; from the exons ATGgcgtcttcgtcttcttccgtctTCTCACCGCTCCTGCGGCCTTCCCTCCGGCTGCCAACCTCCTGCGGTGCCCGCTCTATGGCTGTCCACGCTGTGTCCGCGGACAACGCCACCGCTGCCACGACGCCGGCGCCCCTCGCGGTTGCTAGCCACAGGAGAGAGCTGGTGGTGGGAACGGCATTGGGGGCGCTGTTCTCGAGGACGCCGCTGCCTGCCGGGGCGCGTGAGGTTGAGGCCGGCAAGTACCTGCCGCCGGCGCCGTCCAGCCCGGGCTTCGTGTTCTTCAAGGCCACCACCAAGGACACCCCTGCACTCCGGGCTG GCAATGTGGAGCCATACGAGTTCATCCTGCCGCCCACCTGGAAGCAGCTGCGAGTGGCCAACATACTGTCCGGCAACTACTGCCAGCCCAAGTGCGCTGAGCCGTGGGTGGAGGTGAAGTTCGAGGACGACAAGCAGGGCAAAGTGCAGGTGGTGGCCTCGCCGCTGATCCGCCTCACCAACAGGCCCAACGCCACCATCGAGGACATCGGCAGCCCCGAGAAGCTCATCTCCTCCCTGGGGCCTTTCGTCACCGGCAACACCTTGGAACCCGAAGAAATTATCGAGACCAATGTCGAGAAAATCGGCGACCTAACT TACTACAGCTATGTGCTGGAGACTCCGCTGGCACTGACCGGGTCTCACAATCTGGCCAAGGCCACGGCCAAGGGGAACACGGTGGTGCTCTTCGTCGCCAGCGCCAGTGACAAACAGTGGCAGTCGTCGCAGAAGGTGCTGAAGGCCATGGTAGACTCCTTTCAAGTATGA